A genomic region of Psychrobacter sp. M13 contains the following coding sequences:
- a CDS encoding lysophospholipase, with protein sequence MSTTEQITSSDNSHYLHHTFFEPAAKPADTTKDSKVKATLLIVHGMAEHSGRYTEFAQFLADNGIAVVTYDQLGHGQTVKSEDELGFFGHEHPMQSLLKDAIIMADSIKSRHPDVPHFIMGHSMGSFIVRTVLKHHSHDFSGAILMGTADTNPLIKLILPVNKILAKAAPKKPNTLFAETMNKLLNSKLLDRSSSSSFAWLSKNEANIAAYEADPLTGFEFTNNGFLTLFSLMQSGLNKGWATTFNQDFPLLFVSGKNDPIGNMARGIRAVVKRLQNQGFSKVSSQLYPNMRHEPLHEQEKTIVYQDILNWLDEVSHSE encoded by the coding sequence ATGAGTACAACCGAGCAAATCACCTCCTCAGATAACAGTCATTATCTGCATCATACCTTTTTTGAGCCCGCTGCTAAGCCCGCGGATACTACAAAAGATAGCAAAGTAAAAGCAACACTGCTTATCGTGCATGGTATGGCAGAGCATAGTGGTCGCTATACTGAATTTGCCCAGTTTTTAGCAGACAATGGTATCGCTGTTGTTACCTATGACCAGCTAGGTCACGGGCAGACCGTCAAGTCAGAAGATGAGCTGGGGTTTTTCGGTCATGAGCATCCGATGCAGTCGTTATTAAAAGACGCTATCATCATGGCGGATAGCATCAAGTCGCGTCACCCTGATGTGCCACATTTTATTATGGGTCATTCAATGGGTTCGTTTATCGTGCGTACGGTGCTCAAGCACCATTCCCATGACTTTTCAGGGGCGATCCTTATGGGCACAGCGGATACTAACCCTCTCATCAAGCTCATATTACCTGTCAATAAAATACTGGCAAAGGCCGCTCCCAAAAAGCCTAATACGCTATTTGCTGAGACGATGAATAAGCTACTCAATAGTAAACTACTAGATCGCAGCTCATCATCATCTTTCGCTTGGTTAAGCAAAAACGAAGCTAATATCGCCGCGTACGAGGCCGATCCCCTTACGGGTTTTGAATTTACTAATAATGGCTTTTTGACTTTATTTTCATTGATGCAATCAGGGCTGAATAAAGGTTGGGCAACTACCTTTAACCAAGACTTTCCACTGCTATTTGTCAGCGGTAAAAACGATCCTATCGGTAATATGGCTCGCGGTATACGTGCTGTGGTTAAGCGCTTACAAAATCAAGGCTTTAGCAAAGTGAGCAGTCAGCTGTATCCTAATATGCGTCATGAGCCCTTACATGAGCAAGAAAAAACTATCGTTTATCAAGATATTTTAAACTGGTTAGACGAAGTAAGTCACTCAGAGTAA
- a CDS encoding amidohydrolase family protein, producing MPDCDSDCKGSLTVGKLADLVILDANPLTIEPSKLKDVKVMQTIKEGKTIYQR from the coding sequence GTGCCTGATTGCGATAGTGACTGCAAAGGGTCTTTAACCGTAGGTAAACTCGCTGACTTGGTTATTTTGGACGCCAATCCATTAACGATTGAGCCAAGTAAGCTAAAAGACGTCAAAGTGATGCAGACCATTAAAGAAGGTAAAACGATTTATCAGCGCTAA
- a CDS encoding DUF6122 family protein produces the protein MTQTLMHYFLHFGMPLIIAYVFFRSDYKRVYLILLATMLVDLDHLLATPIFSPNRCSINFHPLHTYYAMLVYVGLLFFKKPYHIIGLGLLLHMLTDLNDCVITYLSYPQYLIDAPAKELVLWLAELFRY, from the coding sequence ATGACTCAGACACTTATGCATTACTTTTTGCATTTCGGCATGCCTTTGATTATTGCCTATGTGTTTTTCCGTAGTGACTATAAACGTGTGTACCTGATACTGTTAGCGACTATGTTAGTAGATTTGGATCACTTGCTAGCCACTCCTATATTCTCGCCCAATCGCTGTAGCATTAACTTTCATCCATTGCACACCTATTATGCGATGCTAGTCTATGTAGGCTTGCTGTTCTTCAAAAAACCTTATCATATAATAGGTTTGGGACTACTATTGCATATGCTAACTGATTTGAATGACTGTGTAATAACTTATCTTAGCTACCCACAATATTTGATTGACGCGCCTGCTAAAGAGTTAGTACTCTGGCTGGCTGAGCTGTTTAGATATTAA
- the dapD gene encoding 2,3,4,5-tetrahydropyridine-2,6-dicarboxylate N-succinyltransferase: MSLQQTIEQAFENRNEYSPTTMPQDVRSAIEQVLEQLDNGSLRVAEKKDGEWVVNQWAKKAVLLSFRLNDNYVQAAGDHVQFYDKVPTKFADWTEAQFKEAGVRVVPPAVARKGSYIAAGAVLMPSYVNIGAYVDQGAMVDTWATVGSCAQIGKNVHLSGGVGIGGVLEPLQANPTIIEDNCFIGARSEIVEGVIVEEGAVISMGVYIGQSTKIYDRETGEIHRGRVPAGSVVVPGSLPSEDGTHSLYAAIIVKKVDAQTRAKTSVNELLRLA, encoded by the coding sequence ATGTCATTACAACAGACCATCGAACAAGCTTTTGAAAACCGCAACGAGTATAGTCCAACTACCATGCCACAGGATGTACGTAGTGCTATCGAGCAAGTGCTTGAGCAGCTAGATAACGGTAGCTTGCGAGTCGCTGAAAAGAAAGATGGCGAATGGGTTGTCAATCAATGGGCCAAAAAAGCGGTTTTATTATCATTTCGCCTAAATGACAATTATGTTCAAGCCGCTGGTGACCACGTACAGTTCTATGACAAAGTACCGACTAAGTTTGCTGACTGGACTGAAGCACAGTTCAAAGAAGCTGGCGTGCGCGTCGTACCGCCAGCAGTCGCCCGCAAAGGCTCTTACATCGCAGCAGGCGCAGTACTAATGCCGTCTTATGTCAATATCGGTGCGTATGTCGATCAAGGCGCGATGGTAGATACTTGGGCGACGGTTGGCTCATGTGCGCAAATCGGTAAAAACGTCCATCTATCAGGCGGTGTCGGCATCGGTGGTGTATTAGAACCCTTACAAGCCAACCCTACTATTATTGAGGACAATTGCTTCATCGGCGCGCGCTCTGAGATCGTTGAAGGTGTGATCGTTGAAGAAGGCGCGGTCATCTCTATGGGCGTCTACATTGGTCAATCAACCAAAATTTACGACCGTGAGACGGGCGAGATTCATCGTGGTCGCGTGCCAGCAGGCTCAGTAGTAGTGCCTGGTAGCTTACCTTCAGAAGATGGCACACATAGTTTATATGCTGCTATCATCGTCAAAAAAGTCGATGCGCAAACCCGTGCTAAGACATCAGTTAATGAGTTATTACGTTTGGCGTAG
- a CDS encoding trimeric intracellular cation channel family protein — MPTIALDPILITTFDPRSLLYLFDMIGIVACSVSGTILAKHKNFDVFGCLLVSIVTAIGGGTVRDVILDRHPLFWMVDMSYLLVITIASLITQIFFHANLKRVDTFLKLTDTIGLSAFTLIGIKVADSMGATVPVALLLGVITIIVGGIIRDMICNEIPLVLQQEIYISAALAGGILYFALYNLGVTEWVTDISTMATIFIIRMLAIRYDWQFPKISWKY, encoded by the coding sequence ATGCCGACTATCGCATTAGACCCTATATTGATTACCACCTTTGATCCGCGCTCCTTATTATATTTATTCGATATGATAGGTATTGTGGCTTGTAGTGTTTCAGGTACCATACTAGCTAAGCATAAAAACTTTGATGTTTTTGGTTGTCTGCTAGTGTCTATTGTAACCGCTATTGGCGGTGGTACTGTGCGCGATGTCATCTTAGATCGGCATCCTCTGTTTTGGATGGTGGATATGAGTTACTTGCTGGTTATCACTATAGCCTCTTTGATAACGCAAATATTCTTTCATGCTAATCTAAAACGCGTCGATACGTTTCTCAAGCTCACTGATACGATAGGTCTCTCTGCTTTTACTTTGATAGGTATTAAAGTTGCCGATAGTATGGGTGCTACCGTTCCAGTAGCGCTGCTGCTTGGTGTAATTACCATCATTGTAGGGGGTATCATTCGCGATATGATTTGCAATGAGATTCCGCTAGTGCTGCAACAAGAGATTTATATCAGTGCCGCATTAGCTGGCGGTATTTTATATTTTGCCTTATATAACTTAGGCGTGACTGAATGGGTAACAGATATCTCTACTATGGCGACTATTTTTATCATAAGGATGCTAGCCATTCGTTATGATTGGCAGTTCCCAAAGATTTCATGGAAGTATTAA
- a CDS encoding amidohydrolase: MIIWLLDNRLKDESVSFLANQSVAKNLFKPTFLSVALLAIVGCSQIADTTAETPKITALSEPTEGSDSSAVVYYNGDIITMEGDKPQMVETVVTKGGKIAYVGSLDEAQSKYANAAQVDLKDQTLLPGFIDPHSHFGMVSNTVGQADLNPPPVCKIDSIDKILAALKAYKKDNNIADGEWIFGWGYDETQLAEDRHPTKNEIDSVLPDNPVYLQHTSGHMGVANSKGLAEMDITAESKAPEGGNIARVKGSNEPNGLVQETAMYPFVRNLLEVLAPKQAEFFDRTQDYYAENGVTTAQDGSTTRDAIKFF, translated from the coding sequence TTGATAATTTGGTTACTTGACAACCGTCTCAAGGATGAATCTGTAAGCTTTTTAGCAAATCAATCAGTAGCAAAAAACTTATTTAAACCCACCTTTTTGAGCGTGGCACTGCTCGCTATAGTCGGGTGCAGCCAGATCGCTGATACGACAGCAGAGACTCCCAAAATTACGGCATTAAGCGAACCTACAGAGGGTTCAGACTCATCAGCCGTCGTTTATTACAATGGCGATATCATTACTATGGAAGGTGATAAGCCGCAAATGGTTGAAACGGTAGTGACTAAAGGTGGCAAAATTGCTTACGTTGGTAGCCTAGATGAGGCGCAATCGAAATACGCTAATGCCGCGCAAGTCGATCTCAAAGATCAAACCTTATTGCCAGGCTTTATCGATCCGCACAGCCATTTTGGCATGGTGTCCAATACGGTAGGACAAGCTGACCTCAATCCGCCACCTGTCTGCAAAATCGATAGCATCGACAAGATTCTCGCGGCATTAAAGGCTTATAAAAAAGATAACAATATCGCAGATGGCGAATGGATATTCGGTTGGGGTTACGATGAGACGCAATTAGCGGAAGATCGTCATCCGACCAAGAATGAGATCGATAGCGTACTGCCTGACAATCCTGTCTATCTGCAACATACCAGCGGTCATATGGGCGTGGCAAACTCCAAAGGCTTAGCCGAAATGGACATCACAGCCGAGAGTAAAGCACCAGAAGGTGGCAATATTGCCCGAGTCAAAGGCTCAAATGAACCTAATGGCCTAGTACAAGAAACCGCGATGTATCCCTTCGTGCGCAATTTGCTAGAAGTGCTAGCACCCAAACAAGCCGAGTTTTTTGATCGAACGCAAGACTACTACGCTGAGAATGGGGTTACCACTGCGCAAGATGGCTCGACCACCCGTGATGCCATTAAGTTCTTTTAA
- the recJ gene encoding single-stranded-DNA-specific exonuclease RecJ has translation MLNLTSRYTGTRIDELPTALQPLATHSFTLARLYAGRGILQPDELETSLSGLLSAQKLHGVETAVALLDVAIDEGQRILIVGDFDCDGATSTALMMRALSAMGATVDYLVPDRFKYGYGLTPEIVELGIDTYQPQMIVTVDNGISSTEGVARAQADGITVIITDHHLTTKPVPPAEAVVNPNQLDCTFSSKALVGVGVAFYVLGRLAKLRREADKSTVQVSRYLDLVALGTIADVGVLDKNNRILVHHGLAAIRQGRCCIGILALLEQAGRDPKQLHAQDFGFVLGPRINAAGRMDNMRVGIECLLTDDWGTAQRLAHELELLNRDRRKVEGEMRSQADSIVDALAADSRVHSQSNDEQDDLLNGNFDSIIVEQADQEVPDTSASDKRSIVLYQDNWHQGVIGIVAGRLKESHYRPSIVFAPANVERTGANDAIKGSARSIAGVHIRDAIEQVAEQHPNLISHFGGHAMAAGLTLKRSNFEGFVSAFNEVMSTLDNEVFAEQKYTDGQLQAQDFSLGFADGLADASVWGHGFAPPIFDGVFEVLSFKVLKDKHLKLSLHYPDVQYPIDAIYFNYDSKAWDYRAEQVHILFELDINEWNGKQNLQLMVKDLAVIAD, from the coding sequence ATGCTAAATTTAACCTCTAGATATACAGGCACTCGCATCGACGAGCTGCCCACCGCGCTACAACCCCTTGCTACTCACTCATTTACCCTTGCTCGCCTGTATGCTGGGCGTGGTATCTTGCAACCTGATGAGTTAGAAACAAGCCTATCAGGTCTACTATCTGCCCAGAAGCTACATGGTGTTGAGACCGCAGTAGCCTTATTAGATGTCGCTATTGATGAGGGTCAGCGGATCTTAATCGTAGGCGACTTCGATTGTGATGGGGCGACCAGCACCGCGCTGATGATGCGTGCCTTGAGCGCTATGGGCGCGACGGTTGATTACTTAGTGCCTGATCGCTTTAAGTACGGCTATGGCCTCACTCCTGAGATTGTTGAGCTGGGTATTGACACTTATCAGCCGCAGATGATCGTCACGGTAGATAACGGTATCTCAAGTACCGAGGGTGTCGCACGGGCGCAAGCGGATGGCATCACCGTTATTATCACCGATCATCATCTAACGACTAAACCTGTACCCCCTGCTGAGGCGGTGGTAAACCCCAATCAGCTTGATTGCACCTTTAGTAGTAAAGCATTGGTTGGGGTAGGCGTGGCGTTTTATGTATTAGGCCGTTTGGCCAAACTGCGCCGAGAAGCGGACAAGTCTACGGTACAAGTCAGCCGTTATTTGGACTTAGTCGCGCTGGGTACGATTGCGGATGTAGGCGTACTCGATAAGAATAATCGCATACTCGTGCATCACGGCCTAGCTGCTATTCGTCAAGGGCGTTGCTGTATAGGAATATTGGCGCTACTAGAGCAAGCGGGACGTGATCCCAAGCAATTGCATGCGCAAGATTTTGGTTTTGTATTAGGGCCACGTATTAATGCCGCAGGGCGCATGGATAATATGCGCGTCGGTATTGAATGCCTGCTTACCGATGATTGGGGCACCGCTCAGCGTCTCGCGCACGAGCTGGAGCTACTTAATCGTGATCGACGTAAGGTTGAAGGTGAGATGCGTAGTCAAGCGGATAGTATCGTTGACGCTTTAGCTGCTGACAGTAGGGTTCATAGTCAGTCTAATGATGAGCAAGATGATTTGTTAAACGGTAACTTTGATAGCATTATTGTTGAACAAGCTGACCAAGAGGTACCCGATACTAGCGCAAGTGATAAGCGTAGTATTGTGCTGTATCAAGACAACTGGCATCAAGGCGTTATTGGTATTGTCGCTGGTCGTTTAAAAGAGTCGCACTATCGACCGAGTATCGTTTTTGCACCTGCTAATGTCGAGCGTACTGGCGCTAACGATGCAATTAAAGGGTCAGCGCGTTCTATCGCAGGCGTGCATATTCGTGATGCTATTGAGCAAGTTGCTGAGCAGCATCCAAATTTAATCAGTCACTTTGGCGGTCATGCGATGGCAGCAGGCTTGACCTTAAAGCGTAGCAACTTTGAGGGCTTTGTTAGCGCCTTTAATGAGGTCATGAGCACCCTTGATAATGAGGTATTTGCTGAGCAAAAATATACCGATGGGCAACTGCAAGCGCAGGACTTTAGCTTAGGGTTTGCCGATGGTCTAGCGGATGCTAGTGTTTGGGGTCATGGCTTTGCGCCACCGATATTTGACGGGGTGTTCGAAGTGCTCAGCTTTAAAGTACTCAAAGACAAGCATCTGAAATTATCGCTGCACTATCCTGATGTGCAATATCCTATCGATGCTATCTATTTCAATTACGATAGCAAAGCTTGGGATTATCGAGCCGAGCAAGTACATATATTATTTGAGCTGGATATCAATGAGTGGAATGGAAAACAAAACTTACAGCTGATGGTGAAGGATTTAGCGGTTATTGCTGACTAA
- a CDS encoding trimeric intracellular cation channel family protein, producing the protein MTNNLIFPDILLYLLDMIGIIACAVAGTLLAQHKGFDIAGCILVAMVNAIGGGTLRDMALDRHPLFWMTDLNYVLVITISSLVVQIFFHLSPKIDNMLNLFDAIGLAAFSVIGFKIALNQDLSPVIAIMMGVWTAILGGLLRDIICNELPLLLQREIYISASIAGSVTYLLLAHYGINSSLNEFIMLGVIFAVRILALRFDWHLPSIRLVN; encoded by the coding sequence ATGACCAATAATTTAATTTTTCCTGATATTTTGCTATATTTACTAGATATGATTGGTATTATTGCTTGTGCAGTTGCCGGCACCTTGCTGGCGCAGCATAAAGGTTTTGATATCGCAGGTTGCATCTTAGTGGCTATGGTCAACGCTATTGGTGGCGGCACACTACGCGATATGGCGCTGGATCGTCATCCGCTATTTTGGATGACCGATCTCAATTATGTGTTGGTGATCACCATTAGCTCACTTGTCGTACAAATATTCTTTCATCTTTCTCCTAAAATCGATAATATGCTCAATCTATTCGATGCGATTGGTCTGGCCGCTTTTAGCGTTATTGGCTTTAAGATTGCGCTCAATCAAGACTTATCGCCTGTTATTGCGATTATGATGGGTGTATGGACTGCTATTTTGGGTGGCCTCTTGCGCGATATTATCTGTAATGAGTTACCACTACTGTTGCAACGTGAGATCTATATCTCTGCTAGTATCGCAGGATCAGTGACCTACCTATTATTAGCGCATTACGGTATCAACTCCAGCTTGAACGAATTTATTATGCTTGGCGTCATCTTTGCGGTGCGGATACTTGCACTGCGCTTTGATTGGCATCTTCCCTCCATCCGCTTGGTCAACTGA
- a CDS encoding FAD-dependent oxidoreductase, producing the protein MKNSPSPKPPSQKSLPRKLLLVGAGHAHIGLLRQLIDAKNRLNSLNNLQITLVTEQPQTIYSGMLPGWMAGHYSLADISIDAKSLCKRAGVRFIQQKLAKVEADSSSLSTTKNNTFDYDLLSLNTGADTDIRWLNNDQEQADISKKVIPIRPIYPFVERWQQIIADAKGSDQYHLAIVGAGAAAVELVLAAQYRLQQINGINNNNNNYQAYLVCGDHLLPSFNERFRQKVIGQLERHNVKIIYSKAKGYSEGQLYTNTDALSMNAVIAATGVTGSAWTDYTDLQTVDDGFIAVNETQQSVSHSNVFAVGDVATRVDQDMAHSGVHAVFGGAVEADNLLAYLADKPLKRYKPKNRTLYLLSCGDKYAIGSWGKYSTQGRWVWTLKRHIDKRFVKSANR; encoded by the coding sequence ATGAAAAACTCACCATCACCGAAGCCACCATCACAAAAGTCGCTACCACGAAAACTATTACTAGTAGGAGCAGGTCACGCTCATATCGGTTTGCTACGTCAGCTTATTGATGCCAAGAATCGCTTAAATAGCCTGAACAATTTACAGATAACCTTAGTCACTGAGCAGCCACAAACGATTTATTCAGGCATGTTGCCTGGGTGGATGGCGGGTCATTATAGTCTTGCCGATATCAGTATTGATGCTAAGTCACTATGTAAAAGGGCTGGCGTGCGCTTTATTCAGCAAAAATTAGCTAAAGTAGAGGCTGATTCGTCTTCACTGAGCACGACTAAAAACAATACCTTTGATTATGACTTGTTATCCCTAAATACCGGTGCCGATACGGATATACGCTGGCTGAATAATGATCAAGAGCAAGCTGATATCTCTAAAAAAGTTATCCCTATTCGTCCAATCTATCCATTCGTTGAGCGTTGGCAGCAGATTATTGCAGACGCTAAGGGTTCCGATCAGTATCATTTGGCAATCGTTGGGGCAGGCGCGGCAGCAGTGGAGCTGGTATTAGCGGCGCAATATAGGTTGCAACAAATCAATGGCATTAACAATAACAATAACAACTATCAAGCCTATTTAGTTTGTGGTGATCATTTATTACCGAGCTTTAATGAGCGTTTTCGACAAAAAGTTATCGGTCAGCTTGAGCGCCACAACGTCAAAATCATTTATTCTAAAGCAAAAGGCTATAGCGAGGGTCAGCTATATACGAATACCGATGCCTTGTCTATGAATGCGGTGATAGCAGCTACTGGTGTGACAGGTTCGGCTTGGACGGATTATACCGATCTGCAAACGGTAGATGATGGTTTTATTGCAGTAAATGAGACGCAGCAAAGCGTCTCTCATTCTAATGTATTTGCCGTTGGTGATGTAGCCACTCGTGTCGATCAAGATATGGCACACTCAGGAGTACATGCGGTATTCGGTGGTGCTGTCGAGGCTGATAACTTATTAGCGTATTTGGCAGATAAGCCCTTAAAGAGATATAAACCCAAAAATCGTACGCTTTATTTATTATCTTGCGGTGATAAATATGCGATTGGTAGTTGGGGTAAATACAGCACTCAGGGGCGCTGGGTTTGGACTCTTAAACGACACATTGATAAGCGTTTTGTTAAGTCAGCTAATCGGTAA
- a CDS encoding trimeric intracellular cation channel family protein, translating into MISIISVNLYAWLNACCITLFGKSFDILSAPISTTLTSASATIAPAVDKLAEIPLALTPEFVTRFEPTSFMFWLEMFGIFACSVSGTILAKFKKFDVFGCILVAMIAAISGPTARDIILDRYPLFWMVNMNYLLIITITSVGFQMFCNPKARHVDGLLKLFDGLALAIFTLIGIQVAQEMGANIPVCILLGVLNILFGTVIRDMLCNEIPLVLQREIYVTAAIIGGIVYFIMEGMVITSWVTESTTMLTIFVIRMLAVRYDWHFPDIGLIKKHNL; encoded by the coding sequence ATGATCAGTATTATCAGTGTCAATCTTTATGCCTGGCTCAACGCTTGCTGCATCACTTTATTTGGTAAATCTTTTGATATATTATCTGCCCCAATCAGCACCACTTTAACCTCTGCTTCCGCTACTATTGCTCCAGCTGTCGATAAACTTGCTGAAATCCCGCTCGCTCTTACTCCTGAGTTTGTGACTCGCTTTGAGCCCACCTCATTTATGTTTTGGCTTGAGATGTTTGGTATTTTTGCCTGTAGCGTCTCGGGAACTATCTTAGCTAAATTCAAAAAATTCGATGTATTCGGCTGTATATTAGTGGCGATGATTGCCGCTATTAGTGGCCCTACCGCGCGTGATATCATTCTCGATCGCTATCCCCTATTTTGGATGGTGAATATGAATTATCTGTTGATTATCACTATTACTTCGGTGGGCTTTCAGATGTTTTGTAATCCAAAAGCGCGTCACGTCGATGGTTTACTGAAGCTGTTTGACGGATTAGCGCTAGCGATCTTTACCTTAATTGGTATTCAGGTGGCGCAAGAGATGGGCGCGAATATTCCTGTTTGTATTTTGCTTGGGGTACTCAATATTTTGTTTGGTACTGTGATTCGCGATATGCTCTGTAATGAGATTCCGCTGGTATTGCAGCGTGAGATTTATGTCACCGCAGCTATTATCGGCGGTATCGTTTATTTTATTATGGAAGGTATGGTCATCACCTCTTGGGTTACGGAGTCAACAACCATGCTAACCATCTTTGTGATACGTATGCTGGCAGTGCGTTATGATTGGCACTTTCCAGATATTGGCTTGATAAAAAAGCATAATTTATAG
- a CDS encoding multidrug resistance efflux transporter family protein, with translation MIKLILLGLLAGALFSSTFILNEAMSSAGGHWFWSASLRYLFMWLMLTVIITMQHGFGRIRALTTIFFAHWKFWCITGSIGFGVFYTGICYAADHVAGWVVAATFMFTVVTSLLVLLAFGQRFDKKFIIYAFLVFLGVLLVNVSEGLHAAEAVDIAATVSMTDMLLFGALPALLAAFCYPIGNQLVWQVSYNTRMQNAERHKAHENSVNQDFGDDHLNNSSITPRNNAIHAAIPTQSPLQKLISRIPAIDTDLLQNAFNKVWLMTLGSLPFWLVLGIIVHPKLPDSAQLFNTLLVALLAGVGATSIFLYARERAVTSSEVAGVDSTQASEVIFALIGGMLLLNNALPSAMGLLGIALIIIGLILFAKDG, from the coding sequence ATGATCAAACTGATCTTATTAGGTTTATTAGCAGGAGCGCTGTTTAGTTCTACCTTTATCCTAAATGAAGCTATGAGTTCGGCTGGTGGTCATTGGTTTTGGTCAGCCAGTTTGCGTTACTTGTTTATGTGGTTGATGCTCACTGTCATTATTACGATGCAACACGGTTTTGGACGTATTAGAGCGCTAACCACTATCTTTTTTGCACACTGGAAGTTTTGGTGTATTACGGGCAGTATCGGTTTTGGTGTGTTCTATACGGGTATTTGCTACGCCGCTGATCATGTCGCAGGCTGGGTGGTTGCGGCAACTTTTATGTTCACTGTGGTTACCAGCTTGCTTGTGCTATTAGCCTTTGGTCAACGCTTTGATAAAAAGTTTATTATCTATGCCTTCTTGGTATTCTTAGGCGTATTACTAGTTAACGTTAGTGAAGGTCTGCACGCTGCTGAGGCCGTAGATATAGCTGCTACGGTATCGATGACAGATATGCTCCTCTTTGGTGCCCTGCCTGCATTGCTGGCTGCTTTTTGCTACCCGATTGGCAATCAGCTGGTTTGGCAAGTGTCCTATAATACGCGTATGCAAAATGCCGAACGCCACAAAGCTCATGAAAACTCTGTTAATCAGGATTTTGGTGATGATCATTTGAATAATTCAAGTATCACGCCTCGTAACAACGCTATTCACGCTGCTATACCAACTCAATCGCCATTACAAAAGCTGATTAGCCGTATTCCTGCTATCGACACCGACCTATTACAAAACGCTTTTAATAAAGTGTGGTTGATGACCCTTGGTAGTTTGCCATTTTGGCTCGTTTTAGGCATTATAGTGCACCCAAAACTACCTGATAGCGCGCAACTATTTAATACCTTGCTGGTAGCATTATTAGCAGGGGTTGGCGCCACCAGTATCTTCTTATATGCTCGCGAACGTGCTGTGACGTCGAGCGAAGTCGCTGGCGTAGACTCGACCCAAGCCAGTGAAGTGATATTTGCGCTGATCGGTGGGATGTTATTGCTGAACAATGCCTTACCATCAGCGATGGGACTACTAGGTATTGCCCTGATTATCATAGGACTAATATTATTTGCTAAAGACGGCTGA